In the Syngnathus scovelli strain Florida chromosome 8, RoL_Ssco_1.2, whole genome shotgun sequence genome, one interval contains:
- the dbr1 gene encoding lariat debranching enzyme, with product MKIAVEGCCHGELDKIYETISYLEKKEGIKVDLLLCCGDFQAVRNEGDLKCMAVPAKYRTMQTFYKYYSGEKKAPILTIFIGGNHEASNHLQELSYGGWVAPNIYYLGYAGVIRYKGIRIGGISGIFKSHDYRRGHYEFPPYNPETLRSVYHVRNIEVFKLKQLRMPVDIFLSHDWPRGIYHHGPLEELLRKKKFFRQEVESNSLGSPAAAELLEHLQPTYWFSAHLHVKFAALKQHPPKPNAAPRVTKFLSLDKCLPYRQFLQIVDIPDRDGSSDDLEYDPEWLAILKATNDLQRTAPHPWNPPENNGLHERWDFTVSEDAMMKVVEQLSGELAIPDNFSCTVPPYDPSSPQYHATPSYHANPQTTELCATLGLTDLYTQAGQSGNRSGSQGGLTSEEVDTQSGDEPSDYPTDISGASNSFNPDEIIIEDEWEEEAGEEEPKSSTDPKVPQGNFHTPGGMVLPPPKSKVSPSPMSPIMDLPPPSHSTPAVPRLAPINLESNDEPNLESNDERFLKRTSDKVGDVESQTTTTPRIKRRNQSIYASVEDDECDE from the exons ATGAAGATAGCAGTGGAgggctgttgccatggtgagcTGGACAAGATCTATGAGACCATCAGCTACCTGGAGAAGAAGGAAGGCATCAAAGTGGACTTGCTGCTTTGCTGCGGCGACTTCCAGGCTGTGCGCAACGAAGGCGACCTCAAGTGCATGGCGGTGCCTGCCAAGTACCGAACCATGCAAACCTTTTATAA GTACTACTCTGGAGAAAAGAAGGCTCCCATTCTTACTATCTTCATTGGTGGTAACCACGAGGCCTCCAATCATCTGCAGGAGCTTTCTTATGGAGGCTGGGTAGCTCCTAATATATATTATTTGG GTTACGCTGGGGTCATTCGATACAAAGGGATCCGAATTGGCGGCATTTCTGGAATTTTTAAGTCACATGACTACAGAAGAG GTCACTACGAGTTCCCACCATACAACCCCGAAACCCTGAGAAGCGTCTATCATGTGCGAAATATTGAGGTGTTTAAACTCAAGCAG CTTCGCATGCCCGTTGACATTTTCCTGAGCCACGACTGGCCTCGCGGTATCTATCATCACGGCCCCTTGGAGGAGCTCCTCCGGAAGAAGAAGTTTTTTCGGCAAGAAGTAGAGTCCAATTCTCTTGGAAGTCCCGCAGCCGCCGAGCTCCTGGAGCACCTCCAGCCTACCTACTGGTTCTCGGCGCATCTTCACGTCAAATTTGCTGCTCTCAAGCAGCATCCC CCTAAACCTAACGCTGCCCCGCGGGTCACCAAATTCCTGTCGCTGGATAAATGTCTACCCTATCGACAATTCTTGCAG ATCGTGGACATACCGGATAGAGACGGTTCATCCGATGATCTGGAATACGACCCCGAATGGCTCGCCATCTTGAAGGCCACCAACGATTTGCAGAGGACCGCCCCTCATCCCTGGAACCCGCCGGAGAATAACGGCTTACATGAACG GTGGGACTTTACGGTTTCTGAGGATGCGATGATGAAGGTGGTGGAGCAGCTCAGTGGCGAACTCGCCATCCCGGACAACTTCAGTTGCACAGTGCCGCCTTACGACCCAAGCAGCCCCCAGTACCACGCCACCCCCAGCTACCACGCCAACCCTCAGACCACAGAGCTGTGTGCCACCTTGGGCCTCACAGATCTCTACACCCAAGCGGGCCAGTCTGGCAACAGGAGCGGGTCTCAGGGCGGCCTCACCTCTGAGGAAGTTGACACTCAGAGCGGCGATGAGCCCAGCGACTACCCAACTGACATTTCGGGCGCATCGAATTCCTTCAATCCCGATGAGATTATCATAGAGGATGAGTGGGAGGAGGAAGCGGGTGAGGAAGAGCCCAAAAGCAGCACTGATCCAAAAGTGCCCCAGGGCAACTTCCACACACCGGGCGGCATGGTCTTGCCCCCGCCCAAGTCTAAAGTGTCGCCCAGTCCCATGTCCCCCATTATGGACCTGCCTCCCCCTTCCCACTCTACACCAGCCGTCCCACGTCTTGCTCCAATCAACTTGGAGTCAAACGATGAGCCCAACTTGGAGTCAAACGATGAGCGCTTCCTCAAACGGACCAGCGACAAAGTAGGTGACGTGGAAAGCCAGACCACTACCACACCGCGGATCAAACGCAGGAACCAATCAATCTATGCCAGCGTGGAGGATGATGAGTGTGATGAATag
- the rab5b gene encoding ras-related protein Rab-5B, translating into MSSRGSGGRSNGALQQTKICQFKLVLLGDMAVGKSSLVLRFVKGQFDEFQETTIGAAFLAQSVCLDDTTVKFEIWDTAGQERYHSLAPMYYRGAQAAIVVFDITKPETFERAKAWVKELQRQASPNIVIALAGNKADLAEKRLVEYEEAQTYADDTSLLFMETSAKTAMNVNELFLAIAKKMPKTDTQNPTHAARHRGVNLQDPDAHSTRACCGGN; encoded by the exons ATGAGCTCCCGAGGGAGTGGCGGCCGCTCCAATGGCGCGCTGCAGCAAACCAAGATCTGCCAGTTCAAGTTGGTGCTGCTGGGTGACATGGCAGTAGGCAAGTCCAGTCTGGTGCTACGCTTCGTCAAGGGACAGTTTGACGAGTTTCAGGAGACTACCATAGGAG CTGCCTTCCTGGCTCAGTCAGTGTGTTTAGATGACACCACTGTCAAGTTTGAGATCTGGGACACAGCAGGACAGGAGCGTTACCACAGCCTGGCACCCATGTACTACCGAGGCGCTCAGGCTGCCATCGTAGTTTTTGACATCACCAAGCCG GAAACTTTTGAGAGGGCCAAGGCCTGGGTGAAGGAGCTGCAGAGGCAGGCCAGTCCCAACATTGTCATTGCTTTGGCGGGCAACAAGGCAGACTTGGCTGAGAAGAGACTAGTAGAGTATGAG GAAGCGCAGACGTACGCCGATGACACGAGCCTGCTCTTCATGGAAACTTCGGCCAAGACGGCCATGAACGTCAACGAGCTTTTCCTGGCCATCG CCAAAAAGATGCCAAAAACAGACACCCAAAACCCAACACACGCAGCGCGACATCGAGGGGTCAACCTTCAGGACCCTGACGCCCACTCCACCAGAGCTTGCTGCGGCGGGAACTAG